The following coding sequences are from one Carcharodon carcharias isolate sCarCar2 chromosome 13, sCarCar2.pri, whole genome shotgun sequence window:
- the vps33a gene encoding vacuolar protein sorting-associated protein 33A isoform X1, translating into MTRLKMAAHLSYGRVILNNLREAARKELREFLDKCEGSKAIVWDERLTGPFGLIAQYSLLKEHEVDKMFTLKEGRLPVADVKNIIFFVRPRLEIMDIIADNIRCEDKLPGPHRDFHILFLPRRSLLCEQRLKEQGLLIHITHIEEYSLDLIPFDSDLMSMEAESAFRECYLENDQTILFHVAKGLMTLQALYGTIPQIFGKGECARLVANMMLRMKREFAGSQNQILPVFDKLLLLDRNVDLLTPLATQLTYEGLIDEIYGIQNTNVKLPPEKFAPKKQNESGQDLPTEPKKLQLNSAEELYAEIRDKNFNAVGSVLSKKAKFISAAFEGRHNAKTVGEIKQFVSQLPHMQAARTSLANHTSIAELIKDITASETFFDNLTVEQEFMSGIDTDKVNSYIEDSIAQKQPLIKILRLVCMQSVCNNGLKQKVLDYYKREILQTYGYEHILTLNNLEKTGLLKPQTSTRNNYPTIRKTLRLWMDDINEQNPNDISYVYSGYAPLSVRLTQILARPGWRSIEEVLKMLPGPHFEERQQLPSGLHKKRQQGENRVTLVFFLGGVTYAEIAALRFLSQMEEGGTEYIIATTKLINGSSWIKSMMDKLEPSLF; encoded by the exons GCAATAGTTTGGGATGAGCGTCTTACTGGACCATTTGGACTAATTGCACAGTATTCACTATTAAAG GAACATGAAGTGGATAAAATGTTTACCCTGAAGGAAGGGCGTCTACCTGTAGCAGATGTCAAAAACATAATTTTCTTTGTGAGGCCTAGACTGGAAATAATGGACATCATCGCTGATAATATTCGTTG tgAAGACAAACTTCCTGGTCCTCACAGAGATTTCCATATCCTGTTCCTGCCACGCCGAAGTCTCCTTTGTGAACAGCGACTAAAAGAACAAGGACTATTGATCCACATCACGCATATTGAGGAGTACAGCCTGGATTTAATTCCTTTTGATAGTGATCTGATGTCCATGGAAGCTGAAAGTGCATTTAGG GAGTGTTATCTAGAAAATGACCAGACCATTCTATTCCATGTTGCCAAAGGATTGATGACTCTGCAAGCTTTGTACGGAACCATCCCACAGATATTTGGGAAAGGTGAATGTGCGCGG CTGGTGGCAAATATGATGCTAAGAATGAAACGAGAATTTGCTGGAAGTCAGAACCAGATTTTACCTGTCTTTGATAAACTCCTGTTACTTGATCGTAATGTTGACTTGTTAACACCCCTAGCAACACAATTGACCTATGAAGGACTGATTGATGAAATATATGGAATTCAAAATA CAAATGTAAAACTGCCTCCTGAGAAATTTGCACCAAAAAAGCAAAATGAAAGTGGCCAAGATCTTCCCACTGAACCTAAAAAACTGCAGTTAAACTCTGCTGAAGAACTCTATGCAGAAATTAGGGACAAAAATTTCAATGCAGTTGGTTCAGTCCTTAGTAAAAAGGCCAAGTTCATCTCTGCTGCATTTGAG GGAAGACATAATGCAAAGACTGTAGGTGAAATTAAACAGTTTGTCTCCCAGCTTCCACATATGCAAGCAGCAAGAACCTCACTAGCTAATCATACATCTATTGCTGAACTCATCAAAGACATTACAG CATCAGAAACATTCTTTGACAATTTGACTGTGGAACAAGAATTTATGTCTGGGATTGATACTGACAAG GTTAATAGTTATATTGAAGACTCCATTGCTCAAAAACAACCTTTGATAAAGATACTGCGACTTGTTTGTATGCAGTCAGTATGCAATAATGGCCTGAAGCAGAAAGTGCTAGACTACTACAAGAGAGAGATTTTACAG ACATATGGTTATGAACACATTTTAACACTGAATAACCTAGAAAAGACCGGATTATTGAAACCTCAGACTAGCACCAGAAATAATTATCCAACTATAAGAAAAACCTTGCGCCTTTGGATGGATGACATCAATGAACAG AATCCCAATGATATCTCTTACGTGTACAGTGGTTATGCCCCTCTGAGTGTGCGGTTAACACAAATCCTGGCTCGTCCTGGATGGCGAAGCATAGAAGAAGTACTAAAGATGCTACCGGGACCTCACTTTGAAGAAAGACAGCAGCTGCCTTCTGGATTGCACAAAAAAC GCCAACAGGGTGAGAACCGAGTTACTCTGGTGTTCTTTCTTGGAGGCGTGACCTATGCTGAAATTGCAGCACTTAGATTCTTATCCCAGATGGAAGAGGGAGGTACAGAATATATTATTGCCACCACAAAGCTGATAAATGGATCAAGCTGGATTAAATCTATGATGGACAAATTAgagccatctctattctaa
- the vps33a gene encoding vacuolar protein sorting-associated protein 33A isoform X3, with translation MFTLKEGRLPVADVKNIIFFVRPRLEIMDIIADNIRCEDKLPGPHRDFHILFLPRRSLLCEQRLKEQGLLIHITHIEEYSLDLIPFDSDLMSMEAESAFRECYLENDQTILFHVAKGLMTLQALYGTIPQIFGKGECARLVANMMLRMKREFAGSQNQILPVFDKLLLLDRNVDLLTPLATQLTYEGLIDEIYGIQNTNVKLPPEKFAPKKQNESGQDLPTEPKKLQLNSAEELYAEIRDKNFNAVGSVLSKKAKFISAAFEGRHNAKTVGEIKQFVSQLPHMQAARTSLANHTSIAELIKDITASETFFDNLTVEQEFMSGIDTDKVNSYIEDSIAQKQPLIKILRLVCMQSVCNNGLKQKVLDYYKREILQTYGYEHILTLNNLEKTGLLKPQTSTRNNYPTIRKTLRLWMDDINEQNPNDISYVYSGYAPLSVRLTQILARPGWRSIEEVLKMLPGPHFEERQQLPSGLHKKRQQGENRVTLVFFLGGVTYAEIAALRFLSQMEEGGTEYIIATTKLINGSSWIKSMMDKLEPSLF, from the exons ATGTTTACCCTGAAGGAAGGGCGTCTACCTGTAGCAGATGTCAAAAACATAATTTTCTTTGTGAGGCCTAGACTGGAAATAATGGACATCATCGCTGATAATATTCGTTG tgAAGACAAACTTCCTGGTCCTCACAGAGATTTCCATATCCTGTTCCTGCCACGCCGAAGTCTCCTTTGTGAACAGCGACTAAAAGAACAAGGACTATTGATCCACATCACGCATATTGAGGAGTACAGCCTGGATTTAATTCCTTTTGATAGTGATCTGATGTCCATGGAAGCTGAAAGTGCATTTAGG GAGTGTTATCTAGAAAATGACCAGACCATTCTATTCCATGTTGCCAAAGGATTGATGACTCTGCAAGCTTTGTACGGAACCATCCCACAGATATTTGGGAAAGGTGAATGTGCGCGG CTGGTGGCAAATATGATGCTAAGAATGAAACGAGAATTTGCTGGAAGTCAGAACCAGATTTTACCTGTCTTTGATAAACTCCTGTTACTTGATCGTAATGTTGACTTGTTAACACCCCTAGCAACACAATTGACCTATGAAGGACTGATTGATGAAATATATGGAATTCAAAATA CAAATGTAAAACTGCCTCCTGAGAAATTTGCACCAAAAAAGCAAAATGAAAGTGGCCAAGATCTTCCCACTGAACCTAAAAAACTGCAGTTAAACTCTGCTGAAGAACTCTATGCAGAAATTAGGGACAAAAATTTCAATGCAGTTGGTTCAGTCCTTAGTAAAAAGGCCAAGTTCATCTCTGCTGCATTTGAG GGAAGACATAATGCAAAGACTGTAGGTGAAATTAAACAGTTTGTCTCCCAGCTTCCACATATGCAAGCAGCAAGAACCTCACTAGCTAATCATACATCTATTGCTGAACTCATCAAAGACATTACAG CATCAGAAACATTCTTTGACAATTTGACTGTGGAACAAGAATTTATGTCTGGGATTGATACTGACAAG GTTAATAGTTATATTGAAGACTCCATTGCTCAAAAACAACCTTTGATAAAGATACTGCGACTTGTTTGTATGCAGTCAGTATGCAATAATGGCCTGAAGCAGAAAGTGCTAGACTACTACAAGAGAGAGATTTTACAG ACATATGGTTATGAACACATTTTAACACTGAATAACCTAGAAAAGACCGGATTATTGAAACCTCAGACTAGCACCAGAAATAATTATCCAACTATAAGAAAAACCTTGCGCCTTTGGATGGATGACATCAATGAACAG AATCCCAATGATATCTCTTACGTGTACAGTGGTTATGCCCCTCTGAGTGTGCGGTTAACACAAATCCTGGCTCGTCCTGGATGGCGAAGCATAGAAGAAGTACTAAAGATGCTACCGGGACCTCACTTTGAAGAAAGACAGCAGCTGCCTTCTGGATTGCACAAAAAAC GCCAACAGGGTGAGAACCGAGTTACTCTGGTGTTCTTTCTTGGAGGCGTGACCTATGCTGAAATTGCAGCACTTAGATTCTTATCCCAGATGGAAGAGGGAGGTACAGAATATATTATTGCCACCACAAAGCTGATAAATGGATCAAGCTGGATTAAATCTATGATGGACAAATTAgagccatctctattctaa
- the vps33a gene encoding vacuolar protein sorting-associated protein 33A isoform X2, producing MAAHLSYGRAIVWDERLTGPFGLIAQYSLLKEHEVDKMFTLKEGRLPVADVKNIIFFVRPRLEIMDIIADNIRCEDKLPGPHRDFHILFLPRRSLLCEQRLKEQGLLIHITHIEEYSLDLIPFDSDLMSMEAESAFRECYLENDQTILFHVAKGLMTLQALYGTIPQIFGKGECARLVANMMLRMKREFAGSQNQILPVFDKLLLLDRNVDLLTPLATQLTYEGLIDEIYGIQNTNVKLPPEKFAPKKQNESGQDLPTEPKKLQLNSAEELYAEIRDKNFNAVGSVLSKKAKFISAAFEGRHNAKTVGEIKQFVSQLPHMQAARTSLANHTSIAELIKDITASETFFDNLTVEQEFMSGIDTDKVNSYIEDSIAQKQPLIKILRLVCMQSVCNNGLKQKVLDYYKREILQTYGYEHILTLNNLEKTGLLKPQTSTRNNYPTIRKTLRLWMDDINEQNPNDISYVYSGYAPLSVRLTQILARPGWRSIEEVLKMLPGPHFEERQQLPSGLHKKRQQGENRVTLVFFLGGVTYAEIAALRFLSQMEEGGTEYIIATTKLINGSSWIKSMMDKLEPSLF from the exons GCAATAGTTTGGGATGAGCGTCTTACTGGACCATTTGGACTAATTGCACAGTATTCACTATTAAAG GAACATGAAGTGGATAAAATGTTTACCCTGAAGGAAGGGCGTCTACCTGTAGCAGATGTCAAAAACATAATTTTCTTTGTGAGGCCTAGACTGGAAATAATGGACATCATCGCTGATAATATTCGTTG tgAAGACAAACTTCCTGGTCCTCACAGAGATTTCCATATCCTGTTCCTGCCACGCCGAAGTCTCCTTTGTGAACAGCGACTAAAAGAACAAGGACTATTGATCCACATCACGCATATTGAGGAGTACAGCCTGGATTTAATTCCTTTTGATAGTGATCTGATGTCCATGGAAGCTGAAAGTGCATTTAGG GAGTGTTATCTAGAAAATGACCAGACCATTCTATTCCATGTTGCCAAAGGATTGATGACTCTGCAAGCTTTGTACGGAACCATCCCACAGATATTTGGGAAAGGTGAATGTGCGCGG CTGGTGGCAAATATGATGCTAAGAATGAAACGAGAATTTGCTGGAAGTCAGAACCAGATTTTACCTGTCTTTGATAAACTCCTGTTACTTGATCGTAATGTTGACTTGTTAACACCCCTAGCAACACAATTGACCTATGAAGGACTGATTGATGAAATATATGGAATTCAAAATA CAAATGTAAAACTGCCTCCTGAGAAATTTGCACCAAAAAAGCAAAATGAAAGTGGCCAAGATCTTCCCACTGAACCTAAAAAACTGCAGTTAAACTCTGCTGAAGAACTCTATGCAGAAATTAGGGACAAAAATTTCAATGCAGTTGGTTCAGTCCTTAGTAAAAAGGCCAAGTTCATCTCTGCTGCATTTGAG GGAAGACATAATGCAAAGACTGTAGGTGAAATTAAACAGTTTGTCTCCCAGCTTCCACATATGCAAGCAGCAAGAACCTCACTAGCTAATCATACATCTATTGCTGAACTCATCAAAGACATTACAG CATCAGAAACATTCTTTGACAATTTGACTGTGGAACAAGAATTTATGTCTGGGATTGATACTGACAAG GTTAATAGTTATATTGAAGACTCCATTGCTCAAAAACAACCTTTGATAAAGATACTGCGACTTGTTTGTATGCAGTCAGTATGCAATAATGGCCTGAAGCAGAAAGTGCTAGACTACTACAAGAGAGAGATTTTACAG ACATATGGTTATGAACACATTTTAACACTGAATAACCTAGAAAAGACCGGATTATTGAAACCTCAGACTAGCACCAGAAATAATTATCCAACTATAAGAAAAACCTTGCGCCTTTGGATGGATGACATCAATGAACAG AATCCCAATGATATCTCTTACGTGTACAGTGGTTATGCCCCTCTGAGTGTGCGGTTAACACAAATCCTGGCTCGTCCTGGATGGCGAAGCATAGAAGAAGTACTAAAGATGCTACCGGGACCTCACTTTGAAGAAAGACAGCAGCTGCCTTCTGGATTGCACAAAAAAC GCCAACAGGGTGAGAACCGAGTTACTCTGGTGTTCTTTCTTGGAGGCGTGACCTATGCTGAAATTGCAGCACTTAGATTCTTATCCCAGATGGAAGAGGGAGGTACAGAATATATTATTGCCACCACAAAGCTGATAAATGGATCAAGCTGGATTAAATCTATGATGGACAAATTAgagccatctctattctaa